Proteins found in one Arachis stenosperma cultivar V10309 chromosome 8, arast.V10309.gnm1.PFL2, whole genome shotgun sequence genomic segment:
- the LOC130945153 gene encoding CRM-domain containing factor CFM3, chloroplastic/mitochondrial-like — protein sequence MAPGNSTAKLSELPLSVGTSYLCTTASHSYQLSILRPFCVSANYPTHSQPKPSDKVTSSDTWLTKWSPANPNSSRFPNPKPSPRFPQPAADDLFDPDNSHFLRNDNNPCNAIDRVVLRLRNLRLASYNDDNVEAPGGLSRLLRRDWVRSDTALAEDEANDMLLPWDRDEGEDEKVAVEVENKVMQKRKVKPPTLAELTLEEEEQARLRRLGMQLKEKVNVAKAGLTQAVLDKIHDQWRKKEVVRLKFHELLARDMKTAHEIVERRTRGLVIWRSGSVMLVFRGKNYEGPTPASLERSEPVMMNQEQLANMTPEEEEFDRMLGGLGPRFVEWWGTGILPIDADLLPPAVPGYKTPLRLLPTGMPPRLTDAELTNMRKLSKALPCHFALGRNRNLQGLAVAILKLWEKSLVVKIAVKRGILNTNNELMAGELKKLTGGTLLIRNKYFIVIYRGKDFVPTSVAAVLAERQEMTKQVVDDEEKARHRAIDVTQSGADEATTQAGSLAEFYEAQTRWGKDISAEEREKMIKESAKAKNVKLFRKVERKLVLAKTKKIRAENLLSKVEASLVPADPDCDQETISEEERAMFRRVGLIMKPYLPLGIRGVFDGVIENMHLHWRHRELVKLITKQKTFAFVEDTARLLEYESGGILVSIDRLPKGFCLIYYRGKNYRRPVTIKPRNLLTKAKALKRSIAMQRHEALSKHITELGRKIEEMKEELGLSHDLEPEDRGGIEDLNRIDHVRIHPE from the exons ATGGCACCTGGGAACAGTACTGCTAAGTTATCGGAACTCCCTCTGAGTGTCGGGACCTCATACTTGTGCACAACTGCTTCGCACTCTTATCAACTTAGCATTCTGAGGCCTTTCTGTGTCTCTGCCAACTACCCAACCCACTCCCAACCCAAACCTTCCGATAAAGTCACCTCATCTGACACTTGGCTCACCAAGTGGTCTCCCGCTAACCCTAATTCTTCCCGATTCCCCAACCCCAAACCCTCACCACGTTTCCCCCAACCGGCCGCCGATGACCTCTTTGACCCCGACAACTCTCACTTCTTGCGGAATGACAACAACCCTTGCAACGCAATCGACAGAGTCGTTCTCCGCTTGCGAAATTTACGATTAGCCTCCTACAACGACGATAACGTGGAAGCACCCGGAGGTTTAAGTCGCTTGCTACGCCGAGACTGGGTTCGTTCTGATACCGCATTGGCTGAGGATGAAGCTAACGACATGCTTCTGCCATGGGATAGAGACGAAGGTGAGGATGAGAAGGTAGCTGTGGAGGTAGAGAATAAGGTGATGCAGAAGAGGAAGGTGAAGCCGCCAACTTTGGCGGAATTGACTCTTGAGGAGGAGGAGCAGGCGCGGTTGCGAAGATTGGGGATGCAACTGAAGGAGAAGGTGAATGTGGCCAAAGCTGGGCTCACGCAGGCCGTGCTGGACAAGATTCATGATCAGTGGAGGAAGAAGGAAGTTGTTAGGCTCAAGTTCCATGAGCTTCTTGCCAGAGATATGAAGACTGCTCATGAAATTGTTGAG CGCAGAACAAGAGGGTTAGTTATATGGAGGTCAGGAAGTGTTATGCTGGTGTTTCGTGGGAAAAACTATGAAGGACCAACACCTGCATCTTTGGAAAGGAGTGAGCCGGTTATGATGAATCAAGAACAGCTTGCGAACATGACGCCAGAGGAAGAAGAGTTTGACAGGATGCTTGGTGGTTTAGGTCCTCGTTTTGTCGAATGGTGGGGCACGGGAATACTTCCTATTGATGCGGATTTACTTCCTCCTGCTGTACCTGGATATAAGACTCCCCTTAGACTTCTTCCAACTGGAATGCCTCCGAGACTAACAGATGCAGAGCTGACGAATATGAGGAAACTTTCCAAAGCTCTTCCTTGTCATTTTGCTCTAG GTAGAAATCGAAATCTCCAAGGTCTCGCAGTTGCTATTCTGAAGCTATGGGAAAAAAGCTTAGTTGTGAAGATTGCTGTTAAGCGTGGTATCCTGAATACAAACAATGAACTAATGGCCGGGGAGCTAAAG AAATTAACAGGAGGCACCTTGCTGATAAGAAATAAATATTTCATTGTAATATATCGTGGGAAGGACTTTGTCCCAACTAGTGTCGCTGCTGTTTTAGCTGAAAGACAAGAAATGACAAAACAAGTAGTAGATGATGAGGAGAAGGCACGGCACAGAGCCATTGATGTAACTCAATCAGGGGCAGATGAAGCAACGACTCAAGCAGGATCATTGGCTGAGTTCTATGAAGCTCAGACACGCTGGGGAAAGGATATATCTGCTGAAGAACGTGAGAAGATGATCAAAGAGTCTGCAAAAGCTAAGAATGTTAAGCTTTTCAGAAAAGTTGAACGTAAACTGGTTCTT GCCAAGACCAAAAAGATTAGAGCAGAAAATCTTTTATCCAAGGTAGAAGCTTCCTTGGTTCCAGCTGATCCTGATTGTGATCAGGAAACAATATCGGAAGAAGAGCGTGCTATGTTCCGCAGGGTTGGTTTAATTATGAAGCCGTACTTGCCACTTG GTATACGTGGAGTTTTTGATGGTGTCATTGAGAATATGCATTTGCATTGGAGACATCGTGAGCTTgttaaattaataacaaaacAAAAGACCTTTGCTTTTGTTGAGGACACAGCTAGATTACTGGAATATGAGAGTGGTGGAATACTAGTGTCGATAGATAGACTTCCAAAAGGATTTTGTCTTATTTACTACCGTGGGAAAAATTATAGGCGTCCCGTTACCATAAAGCCAAGAAACCTTCTAACAAAGGCAAAGGCATTAAAGCGTTCAATTGCCATGCAACGCCACGAG GCACTGAGTAAGCATATTACTGAATTGGggagaaaaatagaagaaatgaAAGAGGAACTT GGTTTGTCTCATGATTTGGAGCCTGAAGATAGGGGTGGAATAGAGGACCTTAACCGTATAGATCATGTCAGAATCCACCCTG AGTGA